One region of Loxodonta africana isolate mLoxAfr1 unplaced genomic scaffold, mLoxAfr1.hap2 scaffold_675, whole genome shotgun sequence genomic DNA includes:
- the LOC135230006 gene encoding olfactory receptor 8K3-like — protein sequence MEKQNLTMLNEFLLMGITDHPGLQAPLFGLFLIIYTISVVGNSGMIILTKTDSKLQTPMYFFLRHLAITDLGYSTAVGPKMLVNFIVDENTISYYFCATQLAFFIVFITSELFLLSAMSYDRFVAICNPLLYTVIMSQRTCWVLVAIPYLYSTFVSLLVTIKIFNLSFCGYNIINHFYCDNLFLLSLLCSNTHEIELINLILASFDLISSLLTVLVSYLLVFVAILRMKSAEGRHKAFSTCGSHLTVVVVFYGTLIFMYMQPKSSHSFDTDKVASIFYTLVIPMLNPLIYSLRNKDVKCALHRTWKKIRNVFSRV from the coding sequence ATGGAAAAGCAAAATCTAACAATGCTAAATGAATTCCTTCTGATGGGAATCACAGATCACCCTGGGCTCCAGGCTCCGTTGTTCGGGCTGTTCCTCATCATCTACACGATCTCAGTGGTGGGCAACTCAGGCATGATCATCCTCACCAAGACAGACTCCAAGCTACaaacacccatgtacttttttctcagacacctggctatcactgatcttgGTTATTCAACAGCTGTGGGACCCAAAATGCTAGTCAATTTTATTGTGGATGAAAACACTatctcctattatttttgtgctaCACAGCTAGCTTTCTTTATTGTGTTCATAACTAGTGAACTTTTTCTTCTGTCAGCAATGTCTTATGACCGCTTTGTGGCTAtctgtaaccctctgctctacacagtcaTCATGTCACAAAGGACTTGTTGGGTGCTGGTGGCAATACCCTATCTCTACAGcacatttgtttctcttctggtcaccataaagatttttaatttatccttctgCGGCTACAATATCATCAATCATTTCTACTGTGACAATCTCTTCTTGTTATCCTTGCTCTGCTCAAACACACATGAAATTGAATTGATCAATCTCATcttagcatcttttgatttgatTTCATCTCTTCTAACAGTTCTTGTTTCTTACCTACTCGTTTTTGTAGCCATTCTCAGGATGAAGTCAGCTGAGGGCAGGCACAAGGctttctccacctgtggatcccaTCTGACAGTGGTggtagtgttctatgggactttaatctttatgtacatgcagcccaagtccagtcattcctttgacactgataaagtggcttccatattttacaccctggttatccccatgttgaatcccttgatttatagcttgaggaacaaagatgtaaaatgtGCCCTACATAGGACATGGAAAAAAATACGCAATGTATTTTCTAGAGTTTGA